A genomic stretch from Salarias fasciatus chromosome 18, fSalaFa1.1, whole genome shotgun sequence includes:
- the LOC115405232 gene encoding ankyrin repeat domain-containing protein 13C-like, translating to MTGEKIRTARKDHNKPNKNDDILDTYEDASAGTLPNGTGLHLRSNRAFQRTARTQQQLNSINGNPPAGSVLSDDNRNPIILSGPDQTGHFPVHECVFRGDVRRLSSLIRTHSISQKDVHGNTPLHLAVMLGHKECALLLLAHNAPVKIKNAQGWSPLAEAISYGDRQMITAILRKLKQQSRESVEDKRPKLLKALRELGDFYLEFHWDFQSWVPLLSRMLPSDACKIYKQGINIRLDTTLIDFTDMKCQRGDLSFIFNGDAAPSQSFVVLDNEAKVYQRIHHEESEMETEEEVDILMSSDVYSATLSTKSITFSRSQIGWLFREDKTERVGSFLADFYAVNGLVLESRKRREHLSEEDILRNKAIMESLSKGGGITEQSFEPVRRQSLSAPAPNTISWEEYITAEHGKPPHLGRELLCKESKKNFKATVAMSQDFPLGIESLLNVLEVIAPFKHFNKLREFVQMKLPPGFPVKLDIPVFPTITATVTFQEFRYDDFDQSIFFIPGEYKEDPSRFPDL from the exons ATGACAGGTGAGAAGATCCGCACCGCGAGGAAGGACCACAACAAGCCCAACAAGAACGACGACATCCTGGACACGTACGAGGACGCGTCCGCCGGCACCCTCCCCAACGGCACCGGGCTCCACCTCCGGTCCAACCGGGCGTTCCAGAGGACGGCCCggacgcagcagcagctcaacagCATCAACGGGAATCCGCCGGCGGGCTCGGTGCTGAGCGACGACAACCGGAATCCCATCATCCTGAGCGGGCCCGACCAGACCGGCCACTTCCCCGTGCACGAGTGCGTGTTCCGCGGCGACGTCCGGAGGCTGTCCTCCCTCATCAGGACCCACAGCATCTCCCAGAAGGACGTGCACG gtAACACACCTCTCCACCTGGCTGTGATGCTGGGCCACAAAG AGtgcgcgctgctgctgctggcccacAATGCACCTGTGAAGATCAAGAACGCCCAAGGATGGAGCCCTCTGGCCGAGGCCATCAGCTACGGAGACCGGCAGATGA TCACCGCCATCCTGCGCAAGTTGAAGCAGCAGTCGAGGGAGAGCGTGGAGGACAAGAGGCCCAAACTGCTGAAGGCTCTGAGGGAG ctcggGGACTTTTATCTGGAGTTCCACTGGGACTTCCAGAGCTGGG TGCCTTTGCTGTCCCGGATGCTGCCGTCTGACGCCTGTAAGATCTACAAGCAGGGCATCAACATCAG actcGACACCACCCTCATAGACTTCACTGACATGAAGTGTCAGCGCGGAGACCTCAGCTTCATCTTTAACGGCGACGCCGCTCCCTCCCAGTCCTTCGTGGTCCTGGACAACGAAGCCAAAGTGTACCAAAGAATACACCACGAG GAGTCGGagatggagacggaggaggaggtggacatCCTGATGAGCAGCGACGTCTACTCCGCCACGCTGTCCACCAAGTCCATCACCTTCTCCCGCAGTCAGATCGGCTGGCTCTTCAGAGAGGACAAAACC GAGCGGGTGGGCAGCTTCCTGGCCGACTTCTACGCGGTGAACGGCCTGGTGCTGGAGTCCAGGAAGCGGCGGGAGCACCTGAGCGAGGAGGACATCCTGAGGAACAAAGCCATCATGGAGAGCCTGAGCAAAGGAGGAGGGATCACCGAGCAGAGCTTCGAG ccggtCAGGAGACAGTCGCTCTCCGCTCCGGCTCCAAACACCATCTCCTGGGAGGAGTACATCACTGCAGAGCACGGAAA gccgCCTCACCTcggcagagagctgctctgcaAGGAGAGCAAGAAGAACTTCAAAGCCACGGTGGCCATGAGCCAAGACTTCCCTCTGGGCATCGAGTC gctgcTGAACGTCCTGGAAGTCATCGCCCCCTTCAAACACTTCAACAAGCTGAGGGAGTTCGTCCAGATGAAGCTGCCTCCGGGTTTCCCCGTCAAACTGG ACATCCCCGTCTTCCCCACCATCACGGCCACCGTCACCTTCCAGGAGTTCCGCTACGACGACTTCGACCAGTCCATCTTCTTCATCCCGGGGGAGTACAAGGAGGACCCCAGCCGCTTccccgacctctga
- the LOC115405969 gene encoding RING finger protein 11-like, whose amino-acid sequence MGNCLKSPTSDDISLLHESQSDRASFSTDPDLEPPPPYQEQAHMPLYHPTPSQARLATQLTEEEQIRIAQRIGLIQHLPRGVYDGGPDGSEKKIRECVICMLDFVYGDPIRFLPCMHIYHLDCIDDWLMRSFTCPSCMEPVDAALLSTYETN is encoded by the exons ATGGGAAACTGTCTCAAGTCCCCCACCTCGGACGACATCTCTCTGCTCCACGAGTCCCAGTCGGACCGGGCCAGCTTCTCCACAGACCCGGACCTGGAGCCCCCCCCTCCCTACCAG gagcaggCTCACATGCCGCTGTACCACCCGACGCCCAGCCAGGCCCGCCTGGCCAcccagctgacggaggaggagcagatccGCATCGCCCAGCGCATCGGCCTGATCCAGCACCTCCCCCGCGGCGTCTACGACGGCGGGCCGGACGGCTCGGAGAAGAAGATCCGAGA gtgtgtgatCTGCATGCTGGACTTTGTGTACGGCGACCCGATCCGGTTCCTGCCCTGTATGCACATCTACCACCTGGACTGTATAGACGACTGGCTGATGAGGTCCTTCACCTGCCCGTCCTGCATGGAGCCCGTGGACGCCGCCCTGCTGTCCACCTACGAGACCAACTGA
- the znf830 gene encoding zinc finger protein 830 — protein MSASKKGKKAVSQEELRRLMREKQKQKQNADKKRVQSPFAKYSGAGQLSCGLCGVAVKSELLWPAHVLGKPHKERVAELKEGKSPQVPQIPQVPQSQPAGPHKRRAPHGEDDADTGKRARAGDGASSGKSAGLSLLAGVYDDEEEEGDDEEEAQKRGADPPQQQPEAAGLPADFFDSSIPPAPAAISHSGSILKAEAPPAPQERKEMAEALPEGFFDDPVRDAKVRNVDAPKDQLDKEWEEFQKEIRQVNTKSEAIVAEDDEEGRLERQIDEIDEQIECYKRVELLRDRREVVASRRRASSRVEQEESMEVEEEEEEEEEDEEQLLGLLSRDWRAKGALA, from the coding sequence ATGTCCGCCTCCAAGAAGGGGAAGAAGGCGGTGAGCCAGGAGGAGCTGCGGCGCCTGATGCgggagaagcagaagcagaagcagaacgCGGACAAGAAGCGCGTGCAGTCCCCGTTCGCCAAGTACAGCGGCGCGGGGCAGCTGAGCTGCGGGCTGTGCGGGGTGGCGGTCAAGTCCGAGCTGCTGTGGCCCGCGCACGTCCTGGGGAAGCCGCACAAGGAGCGGGTGGCGGAGCTGAAGGAGGGGAAGAGCCCGCAGGTCCCGCAGATCCCGCAGGTCCCGCAGAGCCAGCCGGCGGGCCCGCACAAGAGGAGAGCCCCGCACGGGGAGGACGACGCCGACACCGGCAAGAGGGCTCGAGCCGGGGACGGCGCCTCCTCCGGAAAGTCCGCGGGTCTCAGCCTGCTGGCAGGAGTctatgatgatgaggaggaggagggggatgatgaagaggaggcgcAGAAGCGGGGCGCGGAcccccctcagcagcagccggaaGCTGCGGGACTCCCCGCAGACTTCTTCGACAGCTCcatcccccccgcccccgccgccatCTCCCACTCAGGCTCCATCCTGAAGGCGGAGGCGCCTCCCGCCCCCCAGGAGCGGAAGGAGATGGCCGAGGCGCTGCCCGAGGGCTTCTTCGACGACCCGGTGCGCGACGCCAAGGTCCGCAACGTGGACGCGCCCAAAGACCAGCTGGACAAGGAGTGGGAGGAGTTCCAGAAGGAGATCCGGCAGGTCAACACCAAGTCCGAGGCCATCGTGGCGGAGGACGACGAGGAGGGCCGGCTGGAGCGGCAGATCGACGAGATCGACGAGCAGATCGAGTGCTACAagagggtggagctgctgagggaCCGCAGGGAGGTGGTggcgagcaggaggagggcctcctccagggtggagcaggaggagagcatggaggtagaggaggaggaggaggaggaggaggaggatgaagagcagctgctggggCTGCTGTCCCGGGACTGGAGGGCGAAGGGAGCCCtggcctga
- the efcab14 gene encoding EF-hand calcium-binding domain-containing protein 14 has translation MKKRKELNALIGLGDSKRKKTKKGSGHRLLRTEPPDSESESSSEDDGFSGLSGGGGFGKRSYTQCCSVCYPLFLFIILAACVMACAGLIWMQIALKEDLDSLKEKLHSMETSQKASSSEIPKLSEDLKNKQRKLDELENGSVGLNKLWTNLTEMNRKIGVLDSAVNHLKANLKSAADLVGLPTTVEELQKSVATIGSTLTSVQHDVQTMQEAVQSQRKDQEKTAAAATDVTDLRKALSEANRTEEQHHTWTDEQIHVLLSTVADLHQRVALLENGSAPGAQAAGGGGPAPGGGPAPGGGPAPGPVNDVTTVKSSTEDPVTQPQTSRRPRFLSPARVKRAPRSGTSSGSGSGSGSRSLCPKKLLLPRVASLKDLQELFQSASPGLTQQDLGRVLGPSALSHRTFGCFDRDGDGRLSLRELRAAAWM, from the exons atgaagaagaggaaggagctcAACGCCCTCATCGGGCTCGGCGACAGCAAGAGGAAGAAGACCAAGAAGGGCTCCGGACACCGGCTGCTCCGAACCGAGCCGCCCGACTCCGAGTCCGAGTCCAGCTCCGAGGACGACGGCTTCAGCGggctgagcggcggcggaggcttCGGGAA gaggagctaCACGCAGTGCTGCAGCGTGTGCTaccccctcttcctcttcatcatcctcgCCGCCTGCGTCATGGCGTGTGCTGGACTCATCTGGATGCAGATCGCTCTGAAGGAAGACCTGGATTCCCTGAAGGAGAAACTGCACAGca TGGAAACCAGCCAGAAAGCTTCATCCAGTGAGATCCCCAAGCTGAGCGAGGATCTGAAGAACAAGCAGAGGAAGCTGGACGAGCTGGAGAACGGCAGCGTCGGCCTCAACAAGCTCTGGACCAATCTGACAGAGATGAACAGAAAG ATCGGCGTGCTGGACTCTGCTGTGAACCACCTGAAGGCCAACCTGAAGTCTGCGGCGGACCTGGTGGGCCTGCCCACCaccgtggaggagctgcagaag AGCGTCGCCACCATCGGCAGCACGCTGACCAGCGTCCAGCACGACGTCCAGACCATGCAGGAGGCGGTGCAGAGCCAGAGGAAGGACCAGGAgaagaccgccgccgccgccacg GACGTCACCGACCTGAGGAAAGCTCTGAGCGAGGCCAACCGGACGGAGGAGCAGCACCACACCTGGACCGACGAGCAGATCCACGTCCTGCTGTCCACCGTGGCCGACCTGCACCAGCGAGTGGCGTTGCTGGAGAACGGCTCGGCGCCCGGC GCTCAGGCGGCCGGCGGCGGGGGTCCAGCTCCCGGCGGGGGTCCAGCTCCCGGCGGGGGTCCAGCTCCCGGGCCAGTGAACGATGTCACGACGGTTAAATCCTCGACGGAGGACCCGGTGACGCAGCCgcagaccagcaggaggccTCGCTTCCTGAGTCCAGCCCGCGTGAAGAGAGCACCCAGGTCAGGGACCAGctccgggtctgggtccgggtctgggtccaggtcccTCTGTCCTAAGAAGCTGCTGCTCCCGCGTGTGGCTTCACTCAAAG ACCTGCAGGAGCTGTTCCAGTCGGCGTCCCCCGGTCTGACCCAGCAGGACCTGGGCAGAGTTCTGGGGCCGTCGGCTCTCAGCCATCGGACCTTCGGCTGCTTCGACCGCGACGGAGACGGCCGCCTGTCCCTGCGCGAGCTGCGAGCCGCGGCTTGGATGTGA